One window of the Dryobates pubescens isolate bDryPub1 chromosome 13, bDryPub1.pri, whole genome shotgun sequence genome contains the following:
- the CAPN10 gene encoding calpain-10 isoform X3, with amino-acid sequence MLGEKNQVIVKRDLYTDPTFPASDTSIFFDYCTPLAQFRGEISWLRPKDICASPRLFSNNLQDVQVKQGILGDCWFLCACVALQKSKYLLNKVIPPGQPSWTDESYQGCFTCRVWQFGHWVEVTIDDRLPCLGGKLCFSQCQTEDLFWLPLLEKAYAKVHGSYEQLWAGQVADALVDLTGGIAERWTLKDPGRNVEKEKTGMVLEKAVFRRLMNLKEQCVISCAVLDSRQGTSELGEFHAFIVIDTLNLSEVSGKEIFLLRIRNPWGRRCWRGPWCEGGQGWSQLDPVLASKLLSQIQEGEFWVDEDEFFREFDEITMGFPVNEEGQLQSLYTEKVLYHSQNLFGAWVRGQSAGGCRNNSSFPTNPKFWLRVCEKSEVCIALLQKHRKYSADWAGRIQNLTSLAEENLSLTEGRQRKNYQAVGLHVWKVEKKRFNLPKTLSAPPVVGTTCHSYDREVHVCCDLLPGFYLVVPSTFLKDAVGNFLLRVFSTGRISLRTRRKQCESYPPSALPR; translated from the exons ATGCTGGGAGAGAAAAATCAAGTAATTGTGAAAAGAGACCTTTACACAGACCCCACGTTTCCTGCCAGTGATACCTCTATATTTTTTGACTATTGTACCCCACTTGCCCAATTCAGAGGCGAGATATCTTGGTTGAGACCTAAG GACATTTGTGCGAGCCCTCGGTTATTTTCAAACAATCTCCAGGATGTGCAAGTGAAACAAGGGATCTTGGGAGACTGTTGGTTCCTGTGTGCCTGTGTAGCTTTGCAGAAGAGTAAATACCTATTGAATAAG GTAATCCCTCCAGGTCagcccagctggacagatgagtCTTACCAAGGCTGTTTCACCTGTCGAGTCTGGCAGTTTGGACACTGGGTAGAAGTGACCATCGACGATCGCTTGCCTTGCCTTGGTGGAAAGCTCTGCTTTTCCCAGTGTCAGACAGAGGATTTGTTTTGGCTTCCACTATTGGAAAAAGCTTATGCAAA AGTCCATGGATCATACGAGCAGCTATGGGCAGGACAGGTGGCAGATGCATTGGTGGATCTGACTGGCGGAATTGCTGAAAGATGGACCCTGAAAGACCCTGGAAGAAATGtggagaaagagaagactgGCATGGTTTTGGAGAAAGCAGTGTTTAGAAGATTGATGAATCTGAAGGAGCAGTGTGTAATAAGCTGTGCAGTCCTCGATTCCAGACAAG GTACAAGTGAACTAGGAGAGTTTCATGCCTTTATTGTGATAGACACATTGAATCTGTCCGAAGTGTCGGGCAAGGAAATCTTCCTACTACGAATACGAAATCCTTGGGGGAGGCGATGCTGGAGAGGTCCCTGGTGTGAGGG GGGTCAAGGATGGAGCCAGCTAGATCCAGTCCTTGCCTCAAAACTGCTCTCACAGATCCAAGAGGGAGAGTTCTGGGTTGATGAAGATGAGTTTTTTAGGGAATTTGATGAGATTACCATGGGCTTTCCAGTCAATGAGGAAGGACAACTTCAGAGCCTCTATACAG AGAAAGTGCTCTATCACTCTCAGAATCTTTTTGGAGCCTGGGTGAGAGGCCAGTCTGCAGGTGGCTGCCGTAACAACAGCAGCTTCCCTACCAACCCAAAGTTCTGGCTGAGAGTCTGTGAAAAGAGTGAGGTGTGcattgctctgctgcagaaacaCAGGAAATACAGTGCTGACTGGGCTGGAAGGATTCAAAATCTGACTTCCTTAGCAGAGGAAAATCTGTCTTTGACTGAAGGCAGACAGAGGAAGAATTATCAGGCTGTGGGACTGCATGTCTGGAAG GTGGAGAAGAAACGGTTTAACCTCCCAAAgaccctctctgctcctccagtTGTAGGTACCACCTGCCATTCCTATGACAGAGAAGTGCATGTGTGCTGTGACCTTTTGCCTGGGTTTTATCTTGTTGTTCCCAGCACTTTTCTGAAAGATGCTGTAGGGAATTTCTTGCTTCGTGTATTTTCAACAGGAAGGATCTCTCTCAG GACCAGGAGAAAGCAGTGTGAAAGTTACCCTCCGTCAGCACTGCCAAGATAG
- the CAPN10 gene encoding calpain-10 isoform X2, translating to MLGEKNQVIVKRDLYTDPTFPASDTSIFFDYCTPLAQFRGEISWLRPKDICASPRLFSNNLQDVQVKQGILGDCWFLCACVALQKSKYLLNKVIPPGQPSWTDESYQGCFTCRVWQFGHWVEVTIDDRLPCLGGKLCFSQCQTEDLFWLPLLEKAYAKVHGSYEQLWAGQVADALVDLTGGIAERWTLKDPGRNVEKEKTGMVLEKAVFRRLMNLKEQCVISCAVLDSRQGTSELGEFHAFIVIDTLNLSEVSGKEIFLLRIRNPWGRRCWRGPWCEGGQGWSQLDPVLASKLLSQIQEGEFWVDEDEFFREFDEITMGFPVNEEGQLQSLYTEKVLYHSQNLFGAWVRGQSAGGCRNNSSFPTNPKFWLRVCEKSEVCIALLQKHRKYSADWAGRIQNLTSLAEENLSLTEGRQRKNYQAVGLHVWKVEKKRFNLPKTLSAPPVVGTTCHSYDREVHVCCDLLPGFYLVVPSTFLKDAVGNFLLRVFSTGRISLSELKPPPTDAALCEELPAGPGESSVKVTLRQHCQDSKCRPIGFHIFQVPNSSWKPHTSSFLHLEPLVSCVPHCYSQEVSQLCRLPAGNYVIIPSTYLPNTEGNFTVVIATKIDRKRIHSRETLGQVLQEVSDTF from the exons ATGCTGGGAGAGAAAAATCAAGTAATTGTGAAAAGAGACCTTTACACAGACCCCACGTTTCCTGCCAGTGATACCTCTATATTTTTTGACTATTGTACCCCACTTGCCCAATTCAGAGGCGAGATATCTTGGTTGAGACCTAAG GACATTTGTGCGAGCCCTCGGTTATTTTCAAACAATCTCCAGGATGTGCAAGTGAAACAAGGGATCTTGGGAGACTGTTGGTTCCTGTGTGCCTGTGTAGCTTTGCAGAAGAGTAAATACCTATTGAATAAG GTAATCCCTCCAGGTCagcccagctggacagatgagtCTTACCAAGGCTGTTTCACCTGTCGAGTCTGGCAGTTTGGACACTGGGTAGAAGTGACCATCGACGATCGCTTGCCTTGCCTTGGTGGAAAGCTCTGCTTTTCCCAGTGTCAGACAGAGGATTTGTTTTGGCTTCCACTATTGGAAAAAGCTTATGCAAA AGTCCATGGATCATACGAGCAGCTATGGGCAGGACAGGTGGCAGATGCATTGGTGGATCTGACTGGCGGAATTGCTGAAAGATGGACCCTGAAAGACCCTGGAAGAAATGtggagaaagagaagactgGCATGGTTTTGGAGAAAGCAGTGTTTAGAAGATTGATGAATCTGAAGGAGCAGTGTGTAATAAGCTGTGCAGTCCTCGATTCCAGACAAG GTACAAGTGAACTAGGAGAGTTTCATGCCTTTATTGTGATAGACACATTGAATCTGTCCGAAGTGTCGGGCAAGGAAATCTTCCTACTACGAATACGAAATCCTTGGGGGAGGCGATGCTGGAGAGGTCCCTGGTGTGAGGG GGGTCAAGGATGGAGCCAGCTAGATCCAGTCCTTGCCTCAAAACTGCTCTCACAGATCCAAGAGGGAGAGTTCTGGGTTGATGAAGATGAGTTTTTTAGGGAATTTGATGAGATTACCATGGGCTTTCCAGTCAATGAGGAAGGACAACTTCAGAGCCTCTATACAG AGAAAGTGCTCTATCACTCTCAGAATCTTTTTGGAGCCTGGGTGAGAGGCCAGTCTGCAGGTGGCTGCCGTAACAACAGCAGCTTCCCTACCAACCCAAAGTTCTGGCTGAGAGTCTGTGAAAAGAGTGAGGTGTGcattgctctgctgcagaaacaCAGGAAATACAGTGCTGACTGGGCTGGAAGGATTCAAAATCTGACTTCCTTAGCAGAGGAAAATCTGTCTTTGACTGAAGGCAGACAGAGGAAGAATTATCAGGCTGTGGGACTGCATGTCTGGAAG GTGGAGAAGAAACGGTTTAACCTCCCAAAgaccctctctgctcctccagtTGTAGGTACCACCTGCCATTCCTATGACAGAGAAGTGCATGTGTGCTGTGACCTTTTGCCTGGGTTTTATCTTGTTGTTCCCAGCACTTTTCTGAAAGATGCTGTAGGGAATTTCTTGCTTCGTGTATTTTCAACAGGAAGGATCTCTCTCAG TGAGCTAAAGCCACCACCCACTGAtgctgctctctgtgaagaactcccaGCAG GACCAGGAGAAAGCAGTGTGAAAGTTACCCTCCGTCAGCACTGCCAAGATAGCAAGTGTCGTCCTATAGGTTTCCATATTTTCCAG GTGCCTAATAGCAGCTGGAAACCACATACTTCCTCTTTTCTACACTTGGAGCCCCTGGTTAGCTGTGTGCCTCATTGCTATTCACAGGAAGTGAGCCAACTTTGCAGACTTCCTGCAGGAAATTATGTAATTATCCCTTCTACCTACTTGCCCAATACAGAAGGCAATTTTACAGTGGTCATAGCAACCAAAATAGACAG GAAGCGGATTCACAGCCGGGAGACTCTTGGACAAGTATTGCAAGAAGTAAGTGATACTTTTTAA
- the CAPN10 gene encoding calpain-10 isoform X1 has protein sequence MLGEKNQVIVKRDLYTDPTFPASDTSIFFDYCTPLAQFRGEISWLRPKDICASPRLFSNNLQDVQVKQGILGDCWFLCACVALQKSKYLLNKVIPPGQPSWTDESYQGCFTCRVWQFGHWVEVTIDDRLPCLGGKLCFSQCQTEDLFWLPLLEKAYAKVHGSYEQLWAGQVADALVDLTGGIAERWTLKDPGRNVEKEKTGMVLEKAVFRRLMNLKEQCVISCAVLDSRQGTSELGEFHAFIVIDTLNLSEVSGKEIFLLRIRNPWGRRCWRGPWCEGGQGWSQLDPVLASKLLSQIQEGEFWVDEDEFFREFDEITMGFPVNEEGQLQSLYTEKVLYHSQNLFGAWVRGQSAGGCRNNSSFPTNPKFWLRVCEKSEVCIALLQKHRKYSADWAGRIQNLTSLAEENLSLTEGRQRKNYQAVGLHVWKVEKKRFNLPKTLSAPPVVGTTCHSYDREVHVCCDLLPGFYLVVPSTFLKDAVGNFLLRVFSTGRISLSELKPPPTDAALCEELPAGEWETVQLHGCWKNGQSAGGSRNFPSFHINPCFPLSIPAGPGESSVKVTLRQHCQDSKCRPIGFHIFQVPNSSWKPHTSSFLHLEPLVSCVPHCYSQEVSQLCRLPAGNYVIIPSTYLPNTEGNFTVVIATKIDRKRIHSRETLGQVLQEVSDTF, from the exons ATGCTGGGAGAGAAAAATCAAGTAATTGTGAAAAGAGACCTTTACACAGACCCCACGTTTCCTGCCAGTGATACCTCTATATTTTTTGACTATTGTACCCCACTTGCCCAATTCAGAGGCGAGATATCTTGGTTGAGACCTAAG GACATTTGTGCGAGCCCTCGGTTATTTTCAAACAATCTCCAGGATGTGCAAGTGAAACAAGGGATCTTGGGAGACTGTTGGTTCCTGTGTGCCTGTGTAGCTTTGCAGAAGAGTAAATACCTATTGAATAAG GTAATCCCTCCAGGTCagcccagctggacagatgagtCTTACCAAGGCTGTTTCACCTGTCGAGTCTGGCAGTTTGGACACTGGGTAGAAGTGACCATCGACGATCGCTTGCCTTGCCTTGGTGGAAAGCTCTGCTTTTCCCAGTGTCAGACAGAGGATTTGTTTTGGCTTCCACTATTGGAAAAAGCTTATGCAAA AGTCCATGGATCATACGAGCAGCTATGGGCAGGACAGGTGGCAGATGCATTGGTGGATCTGACTGGCGGAATTGCTGAAAGATGGACCCTGAAAGACCCTGGAAGAAATGtggagaaagagaagactgGCATGGTTTTGGAGAAAGCAGTGTTTAGAAGATTGATGAATCTGAAGGAGCAGTGTGTAATAAGCTGTGCAGTCCTCGATTCCAGACAAG GTACAAGTGAACTAGGAGAGTTTCATGCCTTTATTGTGATAGACACATTGAATCTGTCCGAAGTGTCGGGCAAGGAAATCTTCCTACTACGAATACGAAATCCTTGGGGGAGGCGATGCTGGAGAGGTCCCTGGTGTGAGGG GGGTCAAGGATGGAGCCAGCTAGATCCAGTCCTTGCCTCAAAACTGCTCTCACAGATCCAAGAGGGAGAGTTCTGGGTTGATGAAGATGAGTTTTTTAGGGAATTTGATGAGATTACCATGGGCTTTCCAGTCAATGAGGAAGGACAACTTCAGAGCCTCTATACAG AGAAAGTGCTCTATCACTCTCAGAATCTTTTTGGAGCCTGGGTGAGAGGCCAGTCTGCAGGTGGCTGCCGTAACAACAGCAGCTTCCCTACCAACCCAAAGTTCTGGCTGAGAGTCTGTGAAAAGAGTGAGGTGTGcattgctctgctgcagaaacaCAGGAAATACAGTGCTGACTGGGCTGGAAGGATTCAAAATCTGACTTCCTTAGCAGAGGAAAATCTGTCTTTGACTGAAGGCAGACAGAGGAAGAATTATCAGGCTGTGGGACTGCATGTCTGGAAG GTGGAGAAGAAACGGTTTAACCTCCCAAAgaccctctctgctcctccagtTGTAGGTACCACCTGCCATTCCTATGACAGAGAAGTGCATGTGTGCTGTGACCTTTTGCCTGGGTTTTATCTTGTTGTTCCCAGCACTTTTCTGAAAGATGCTGTAGGGAATTTCTTGCTTCGTGTATTTTCAACAGGAAGGATCTCTCTCAG TGAGCTAAAGCCACCACCCACTGAtgctgctctctgtgaagaactcccaGCAGGTGAATGGGAGACAGTGCAGCTACATGGATGCTGGAAAAATGGGCAAAGTGCTGGAGGTAGCAGGAACTTCCCCTCCTTCCATATCAATCCCTGCTTTCCCCTCTCCATTCCTGCAGGACCAGGAGAAAGCAGTGTGAAAGTTACCCTCCGTCAGCACTGCCAAGATAGCAAGTGTCGTCCTATAGGTTTCCATATTTTCCAG GTGCCTAATAGCAGCTGGAAACCACATACTTCCTCTTTTCTACACTTGGAGCCCCTGGTTAGCTGTGTGCCTCATTGCTATTCACAGGAAGTGAGCCAACTTTGCAGACTTCCTGCAGGAAATTATGTAATTATCCCTTCTACCTACTTGCCCAATACAGAAGGCAATTTTACAGTGGTCATAGCAACCAAAATAGACAG GAAGCGGATTCACAGCCGGGAGACTCTTGGACAAGTATTGCAAGAAGTAAGTGATACTTTTTAA